In Amycolatopsis endophytica, the following are encoded in one genomic region:
- a CDS encoding ADP-ribosylglycohydrolase family protein: MASALSGGPVVTGERFTDWKAVLDPEYRRGEFPGLATPEAAIARWIEVDEREQPTGNVRENPAHRPGPEWLGGPKATTPAAKVAGMRRVGWIDAATMRRLLLDCEVLVPLGDDGEPALMRTRGGDVVVPAYTATATLPAGTRRWRRIRPRDLPRSATRLGLDAGRPLSETVDLATELTGIVPEPSRYVDETAPEVSPRITEIAARLNDEFQLEGGLVANRVRAVSDWARENGYELSADECERYAGAYARWVRNLRRAHDGAPVDWPTDLAANGLIIHYGNRGEPAPVPWTLGKFEPANTGSGVFAWHRVAGAYVGFAIGECLALGNGDVPGPMTRQMLRHTETVLRGLPFFNVEGAVPAGFPPAPEPDSWLSVALGDGSDRPPNPLTAALAVTMTAGVGLENNGLPLQLGVARALTGADGEALTAIELLVRMFTRLLAKTEITWPFHTHLQELHQSGQAPFDEIAAIVLALRRGREIPDVEQIETLGDPASPLAVAGRALFAAAKRHHDPMAAIQAAGLQSADPPLTAALTGAMVGARLGVPGLPADLVGALAPLGLLDNVAEDVYRYFNQYGVARNQSMQEHFAQRYPRG, encoded by the coding sequence ATGGCTTCGGCGCTATCCGGCGGTCCGGTCGTGACGGGGGAGCGGTTCACCGACTGGAAGGCTGTGCTCGACCCCGAGTACCGGCGCGGCGAGTTCCCCGGGCTCGCCACCCCGGAGGCGGCGATCGCGCGGTGGATCGAGGTCGACGAGCGCGAGCAGCCCACCGGCAACGTGCGCGAGAACCCGGCACACCGGCCCGGTCCGGAGTGGCTGGGCGGCCCGAAGGCGACGACACCGGCGGCCAAGGTGGCCGGCATGCGCCGCGTCGGGTGGATCGACGCCGCGACCATGCGGCGGCTCCTCCTCGACTGCGAGGTCCTCGTCCCGCTGGGCGACGACGGTGAACCGGCGCTGATGCGCACCCGCGGTGGCGATGTCGTCGTGCCCGCCTACACCGCCACCGCCACCCTTCCGGCCGGAACCCGCCGCTGGCGCCGCATCCGTCCGCGTGACCTGCCGCGCTCGGCAACCCGGTTGGGTCTGGACGCCGGGCGACCGCTGTCCGAGACCGTGGACCTCGCCACGGAGCTCACCGGGATCGTCCCGGAGCCGAGTCGGTATGTCGACGAGACGGCCCCCGAGGTGTCCCCGCGGATCACCGAGATCGCCGCCCGCCTGAACGACGAGTTCCAGCTCGAAGGCGGCCTCGTCGCGAACCGGGTGCGTGCCGTCAGCGACTGGGCCCGCGAGAACGGGTACGAGCTGAGCGCCGACGAGTGCGAGCGGTACGCCGGGGCGTACGCGCGCTGGGTTCGCAACCTGCGGCGCGCCCACGACGGCGCACCGGTCGACTGGCCCACCGATCTCGCCGCCAACGGGCTGATCATCCACTACGGCAACCGGGGAGAGCCAGCACCGGTTCCGTGGACGCTGGGCAAGTTCGAGCCCGCGAACACCGGCTCCGGTGTCTTCGCGTGGCACCGGGTCGCCGGCGCCTACGTCGGGTTCGCCATCGGGGAATGCCTGGCGCTGGGCAACGGTGACGTGCCCGGCCCGATGACCAGGCAGATGCTGCGGCACACCGAAACCGTCCTGCGCGGACTGCCGTTCTTCAACGTCGAAGGCGCGGTGCCAGCCGGGTTCCCGCCCGCGCCGGAGCCGGACAGCTGGCTGTCCGTCGCGCTCGGGGACGGCTCGGACCGGCCGCCGAACCCGCTGACCGCCGCGCTGGCGGTGACCATGACGGCGGGCGTCGGACTGGAGAACAACGGCCTGCCGCTGCAGTTGGGTGTCGCCAGGGCGCTGACCGGTGCTGACGGCGAGGCGCTGACCGCGATCGAACTCCTCGTGCGGATGTTCACGCGGTTGCTGGCGAAGACCGAGATCACCTGGCCGTTCCACACGCACCTGCAGGAGCTGCACCAGTCCGGGCAGGCGCCGTTCGACGAGATCGCGGCGATCGTCCTCGCCCTGCGGCGGGGCAGGGAGATCCCGGACGTCGAGCAGATCGAGACGCTCGGCGACCCGGCGAGTCCGCTGGCGGTGGCCGGGCGGGCGCTGTTCGCCGCCGCGAAGCGGCACCATGATCCGATGGCCGCGATCCAGGCCGCGGGACTGCAGTCGGCCGACCCGCCCCTCACCGCGGCGCTCACCGGCGCGATGGTCGGCGCCCGGCTCGGCGTGCCCGGACTGCCCGCCGACCTCGTCGGAGCGCTCGCACCGCTCGGCCTGCTCGACAACGTCGC
- a CDS encoding TNT domain-containing protein: protein MGREATATMEPHRPLLVQVGTLARADAPAGWERIELHFRQIGDHTELEPIAFTRGSGRGYPASAGLTEVFGELRAAMYEPGKGAWLHARYALHPSGEFDIDVSTTTRPGWRTPPDDLIAALEIELKAFPREPEHLPDWWRRAAGLPLGTKFRHARVVDSYGDSDAPVMGRPPVPEDEVPALLRYLERQPAVLVGSGLGPDIFSGGIESDVPESYHTDGTWIWHASVPHYLRKYGTPPEPDFLAHVRDQDFQPPYVDKLTRRTAAADLLGRPRPKADPGEALPTSGDIAAELETSTEPSLEDPAVLVVLAQRLAEHGIRPEAYRLASRADGAWCLNPAERGWEVAHYADGVPVRARYFERAEDAAQHLLGALLLHPARMTGGTGTPLETSAELADWPIQPAEGDPPLTLLRDKRLVRLPSGTVVLRFGGERGNLVHHDETRFPATSLPIERDREERRYRLRRTLVAVLGIAVPWANLPGGGVAYVLPKPLGEHVADGSLERIE, encoded by the coding sequence ATGGGCAGGGAGGCGACCGCGACCATGGAGCCGCACCGCCCGTTGCTCGTGCAGGTCGGCACGCTCGCCAGGGCCGACGCCCCGGCGGGGTGGGAACGCATCGAGCTGCACTTCCGCCAAATCGGTGACCACACCGAACTGGAACCGATCGCGTTCACCCGTGGTTCGGGGCGTGGCTACCCGGCATCGGCCGGGCTGACCGAGGTTTTCGGCGAGCTGCGGGCCGCGATGTACGAGCCGGGGAAAGGCGCCTGGCTGCACGCCCGGTACGCGCTGCACCCCTCCGGGGAGTTCGACATCGACGTCAGTACCACGACGCGGCCCGGGTGGCGAACGCCCCCGGACGATCTGATCGCCGCGCTGGAGATCGAGCTGAAAGCGTTTCCCCGCGAGCCGGAGCACCTGCCGGACTGGTGGCGTCGCGCGGCGGGGCTGCCGCTGGGCACGAAATTCCGGCACGCCCGCGTCGTCGACTCCTACGGCGACAGCGACGCACCCGTGATGGGGCGTCCGCCGGTTCCCGAGGACGAGGTCCCCGCACTCCTGCGGTACCTGGAGCGCCAGCCCGCGGTACTCGTCGGCAGCGGGCTCGGCCCCGACATCTTCAGCGGTGGCATCGAATCCGACGTGCCGGAGAGCTACCACACCGACGGCACCTGGATCTGGCACGCCTCGGTGCCGCACTACCTGCGCAAGTACGGCACCCCACCGGAGCCGGACTTCCTGGCGCACGTGCGGGACCAGGACTTCCAGCCGCCCTACGTCGACAAGCTCACCCGGCGCACCGCGGCGGCCGATCTGCTCGGCCGGCCGCGCCCGAAGGCCGATCCCGGTGAGGCGCTGCCGACCAGCGGGGACATCGCCGCCGAACTGGAAACCAGCACCGAGCCGTCGTTGGAGGACCCGGCCGTGCTGGTGGTGCTCGCGCAACGGCTGGCCGAGCACGGAATCCGGCCCGAGGCGTACCGCCTCGCCTCCCGGGCCGACGGCGCGTGGTGCCTCAACCCGGCCGAGCGCGGCTGGGAGGTCGCGCACTACGCCGATGGGGTTCCCGTGCGAGCGCGGTACTTCGAGCGCGCCGAGGACGCGGCGCAGCACCTGCTCGGTGCCCTGCTGCTGCATCCCGCGCGTATGACCGGCGGGACCGGGACGCCGCTGGAAACCTCCGCCGAACTCGCCGACTGGCCGATCCAGCCCGCCGAGGGCGATCCGCCGCTGACCCTCCTGCGCGACAAGCGGCTGGTCCGCCTGCCCTCCGGCACGGTCGTGCTGCGCTTCGGCGGTGAGCGCGGCAACCTGGTCCACCACGACGAGACCCGCTTCCCGGCGACCTCCCTGCCCATCGAGCGGGACCGCGAGGAGCGGCGCTACCGGCTCCGGCGCACGCTGGTGGCGGTCCTCGGAATCGCGGTGCCCTGGGCGAACCTGCCCGGTGGCGGCGTCGCCTACGTCCTGCCGAAGCCGCTGGGCGAGCATGTGGCCGACGGAAGCCTGGAAAGGATCGAGTAG
- a CDS encoding YrhB domain-containing protein has protein sequence MEPAEAVAKVEQWLREVHGPDSGLRADHEHLIRRPEGWHVPYNSTGFLDGGDLGQQIIPPPALIVRDPEGDLRHASPVRGGLSIPAQYRDRDHWAELVDPEYADSGLGRLGAPLAAIMGWQRYTPEGAETGDTRPNPEYRTGPARRGYPAALTTLDALVEFRHIGWLDQRKFVLGLLEESFLVPLTDGHVRHQSTKDGRRTVELWTSSRFLPPGSREWFWLDPVTLLGHVPEADLVIHGPWQLPVEVSTEEIRAANAEFPRYSDKIEVSGHCPEALPDLTRWAADTAARIGLPDPVDPPTDAADHARAHGFELSPDECYRVVSGRSWVRRMGMALPPRPPDEPTAFGLATGYDDDGNVALRVDSFGKFADVGQDTNFSWQRVLGAYVGFALGEALGASPDRSQPGPVGPLTQRLLFLTEAFLRGGADAAPEATRRWLHTQGAAVPDIEGWLPQVGELHSVRDPDPEDLRSGPTVLLGALPGVLTIGGAGEVPFGASEAAVRTFSALPGSTEEDLTFAAFLGLLLERSLDRQFSPALWVSAGPVLSDREGANWDAVRELASRSLIAVPEQGMYHLPEPGAIGDGHDTASVLGRALAAVSGFENNPEVALQRAVGHSGRAALTGAIAGALVGARNGVPDLPQKWVDQLELRPLIERVVTDVARRFEGIPEGEEGQRWLRRYPAVRS, from the coding sequence GTGGAACCGGCAGAAGCCGTCGCCAAGGTCGAGCAGTGGCTGCGTGAGGTCCACGGGCCGGACTCGGGCCTGCGCGCCGACCACGAGCACCTCATCCGGCGTCCGGAAGGCTGGCACGTCCCCTACAACTCGACCGGCTTCCTCGACGGCGGTGACCTCGGCCAGCAGATCATCCCGCCGCCCGCGCTCATCGTCCGCGATCCCGAAGGCGATCTGCGGCACGCTTCGCCGGTCCGCGGCGGGCTCAGCATTCCCGCCCAGTACCGGGACCGGGACCACTGGGCCGAGCTGGTCGACCCCGAATACGCCGATTCCGGCCTCGGGCGCCTGGGGGCGCCGCTCGCGGCCATCATGGGCTGGCAGCGCTACACCCCCGAGGGCGCCGAAACCGGCGACACGCGGCCGAACCCCGAGTACCGGACGGGACCGGCCCGCCGCGGCTACCCGGCCGCGCTGACCACACTCGACGCCCTCGTCGAGTTCCGGCACATCGGATGGCTCGACCAGCGGAAGTTCGTCCTCGGCCTGCTCGAGGAGAGCTTCCTGGTCCCCCTGACCGACGGCCACGTGCGCCACCAGTCCACGAAGGACGGTCGTCGCACCGTCGAGCTGTGGACTTCTTCGCGCTTCCTCCCGCCGGGCAGCCGGGAATGGTTCTGGCTGGATCCGGTGACACTCCTCGGTCACGTGCCGGAAGCCGACTTGGTGATCCACGGCCCGTGGCAGCTGCCGGTCGAGGTCAGCACCGAGGAGATCCGCGCCGCGAACGCCGAGTTCCCGCGCTACAGCGACAAGATCGAGGTCAGCGGCCACTGCCCGGAAGCGCTGCCGGACCTGACGCGCTGGGCGGCCGACACGGCTGCCCGCATCGGCTTGCCCGATCCCGTCGACCCGCCGACCGACGCCGCGGACCACGCGCGGGCCCATGGTTTCGAGCTCTCCCCGGACGAGTGCTACCGCGTGGTGAGCGGCCGGTCCTGGGTGCGCCGGATGGGGATGGCTCTGCCACCGCGGCCGCCGGACGAACCCACCGCCTTCGGCCTCGCGACGGGTTATGACGACGACGGAAACGTGGCCCTGCGGGTCGATTCGTTCGGCAAGTTCGCCGACGTCGGACAGGACACGAACTTCAGCTGGCAGCGCGTGCTCGGGGCCTACGTCGGGTTCGCGCTCGGCGAGGCGCTCGGCGCTTCACCCGACCGGTCCCAGCCGGGGCCGGTCGGCCCGCTCACCCAGCGCCTGCTGTTCCTCACCGAAGCCTTCCTGCGCGGAGGCGCCGACGCGGCACCCGAAGCGACCCGCAGGTGGCTGCACACCCAGGGCGCGGCCGTACCGGACATCGAAGGGTGGCTGCCGCAGGTGGGCGAGCTGCACTCGGTTCGCGACCCCGATCCGGAAGATCTCCGGTCGGGACCGACGGTGCTGCTCGGCGCGTTGCCGGGCGTCCTGACGATCGGTGGCGCGGGCGAGGTGCCCTTCGGCGCGTCCGAGGCGGCGGTGCGGACCTTCTCGGCGCTGCCGGGATCGACGGAGGAGGACCTGACCTTCGCCGCGTTCCTCGGCCTGCTGCTGGAGCGCTCGCTGGACCGGCAGTTCAGCCCCGCACTGTGGGTGTCGGCCGGGCCGGTGCTGTCGGACCGGGAAGGGGCGAACTGGGACGCGGTGCGCGAGCTGGCGAGCCGGTCGCTGATCGCCGTTCCGGAGCAGGGGATGTACCACCTGCCCGAACCCGGTGCCATCGGCGACGGGCACGACACCGCTTCCGTGCTGGGCCGGGCGCTGGCCGCGGTCTCCGGGTTCGAGAACAACCCGGAGGTCGCGCTGCAGCGCGCGGTCGGCCACTCCGGCCGCGCCGCGCTGACCGGCGCGATCGCCGGTGCACTGGTCGGCGCTCGCAACGGCGTGCCCGACCTGCCGCAGAAGTGGGTTGACCAGCTGGAGCTGCGTCCGCTGATCGAACGGGTCGTCACCGACGTGGCCCGGAGGTTCGAGGGGATCCCGGAGGGGGAGGAAGGGCAGCGATGGCTTCGGCGCTATCCGGCGGTCCGGTCGTGA